The genomic interval GCATCAGACAGATTCAGATGACTGGTGAGTCTATCCCGAAGACGATCAACAGCGGACCTGGAAAGGGGCTTCCCAACAATCATACGGAGCGCAGGATCATCAATGTCAACGGACGTGAGGTCGAATTGCGTTACCTCGTCGGTGCTTTCTACATAGAGCTCGAAGTCGAGGACGAAGCGGCATTAGACGCTAAGCTGGAAGAGATTGAGAAGGTTCTGAACGAATGCATTGAGTTCGGATATACCCTCAACGTTGGTAGATACTCGAAATACAAGCCCACACTTCATGATTATAGGAGTGAATAAAATGGCATACAAGAGACAGTTCTATCCCGGAACCACAGTACCTGCAAAGAACAGGCGCAGATACATGGATCCGAAAGTCAAACTCAAGAAGCTCCGTGACGTTCCTATGGACGATGTCATCAGGATCATGGGACACAGGAACCCCGGAGAGGACTACAAGTCCATCCACCCCCCAAT from Thermoplasmata archaeon carries:
- the mcrD gene encoding methyl-coenzyme M reductase operon protein D, translating into MTNRLLSAETTEVVLNKLDVIKGIRQIQMTGESIPKTINSGPGKGLPNNHTERRIINVNGREVELRYLVGAFYIELEVEDEAALDAKLEEIEKVLNECIEFGYTLNVGRYSKYKPTLHDYRSE